A region from the Variovorax sp. V93 genome encodes:
- a CDS encoding dodecin produces MSNHVYKSLELTGSSPIGIEDAVQTAITKAHETVRNIQWFTVTETRGHVVDGKVAHWQVTVKIGFTLE; encoded by the coding sequence ATGTCGAATCACGTTTACAAGTCGCTCGAGCTGACCGGCTCTTCGCCGATCGGCATCGAGGATGCCGTGCAGACGGCCATCACCAAGGCGCACGAGACGGTCCGCAACATCCAATGGTTCACTGTCACCGAGACGCGTGGCCACGTGGTGGACGGCAAGGTCGCGCACTGGCAGGTGACGGTGAAGATCGGGTTCACGCTGGAGTAG
- the nirB gene encoding nitrite reductase large subunit NirB, with protein sequence MKKLKLVMVGNGMAGVRTLEELLKLAPDLYDITVFGAEPHPNYNRILLSPVLAGEQTVDEIVLNSWEWYAENHITLHAGKKVVEVDRVKRIVRAEDGTEAPYDRLLMCTGSNPFMLPVPGRDLKGVIAYRDIADTDYMIETAKTHKSAVVIGGGLLGLEAANGLMLRGMDVTVVHVMPWLMERQLDDVAGKLLQKSLEDRGLKFLIGAQTQELVGNDQGRVAAIRFKDGTEVPADLVVMAVGIRPNTELAEQMRLHCNRGIVVTDTMQTVTDARIYSVGECAAHRGIAYGLVAPLFEQAKVAANHLAQFGIGRYLGSLTSTKLKVTGIDLFSAGEFMGGEGTEEIVMSDPFGGVYKKLVIKDDKLVGACLYGDTVDGSWYFKLLRDGRSVHDIRDKLMFGESNIGDTGHEGHSKAASMPDDAEVCGCNGVTKGTICKAIKDKGLFTLDEVKKHTKASASCGSCTGLVEQILMFTAGGDYSATPKKKAVCGCTDANHQDVRDAIRREHYLTHDEVYRNLGWRTPNGCATCRPAINYYLISTWPKEARDDPQSRFINERSHANIQKDGTYSVIPRMWGGHTTPDELRRIADAADKYKIPTVKVTGGQRIDLLGVKKEDLEGVWKDIGMPSGFAYAKSLRTVKTCVGSEWCRFGTQDSTQMGKDLERALWAMYSPHKVKLAVSGCPRNCAEAGIKDVGVIGVDSGWELYVGGNGGIKTEVAQFLVKVKTAAEVMEYSGAFLQLYREEGWYLERTVHYIGRVGLDYVKKKILEDEAGRKALWERLQFALDGEPDPWFESSQAQVDVRQFTPVAVVHEATQAA encoded by the coding sequence ATGAAGAAACTCAAGCTCGTGATGGTCGGCAACGGCATGGCCGGCGTGCGCACGCTGGAGGAGCTCCTGAAGCTCGCGCCCGACCTGTACGACATCACCGTCTTCGGTGCCGAGCCGCACCCCAACTACAACCGCATCCTCTTGTCGCCCGTGCTCGCGGGCGAGCAGACCGTCGACGAGATCGTGCTCAACAGCTGGGAGTGGTACGCCGAGAACCACATCACCCTGCACGCCGGCAAGAAGGTGGTCGAGGTCGACCGCGTCAAGCGCATCGTGCGCGCCGAAGATGGCACCGAAGCCCCCTACGACCGCCTCCTGATGTGCACCGGCTCCAACCCCTTCATGCTGCCCGTGCCCGGCCGCGACCTGAAGGGCGTCATCGCCTACCGCGACATCGCCGACACCGACTACATGATCGAGACCGCCAAGACCCACAAGAGCGCCGTCGTCATCGGCGGCGGCCTGCTCGGGCTGGAGGCGGCCAACGGCCTGATGCTGCGCGGCATGGACGTCACCGTGGTGCACGTCATGCCCTGGCTCATGGAGCGCCAGCTCGACGACGTCGCCGGCAAGCTCCTGCAGAAGTCGCTCGAAGACCGCGGCCTGAAGTTCCTCATCGGCGCCCAGACCCAGGAGCTGGTGGGCAACGACCAGGGCCGCGTGGCCGCCATCCGCTTCAAGGACGGCACCGAAGTGCCCGCCGACCTGGTCGTCATGGCTGTCGGCATCCGCCCCAACACCGAGCTGGCCGAGCAGATGCGCCTGCACTGCAACCGCGGCATCGTCGTCACCGACACCATGCAGACCGTGACCGATGCGCGCATCTACTCGGTGGGCGAATGCGCGGCCCACCGCGGCATCGCCTACGGCCTGGTCGCCCCCCTGTTCGAGCAGGCCAAGGTCGCGGCCAACCACCTGGCCCAGTTCGGCATCGGGCGCTACCTGGGCTCGCTCACCTCCACCAAGCTCAAGGTCACCGGCATCGACCTCTTCTCCGCCGGCGAGTTCATGGGCGGCGAGGGCACCGAGGAGATCGTCATGAGCGACCCCTTCGGCGGGGTCTACAAGAAACTCGTCATCAAGGACGACAAGCTGGTGGGCGCCTGCCTGTACGGCGACACGGTGGACGGCAGCTGGTACTTCAAGCTGCTGCGCGACGGGCGCAGCGTGCACGACATCCGCGACAAGCTGATGTTCGGCGAGTCCAACATCGGCGACACCGGCCACGAGGGCCACAGCAAGGCCGCCAGCATGCCCGACGACGCCGAGGTGTGCGGCTGCAACGGCGTGACCAAGGGCACCATCTGCAAGGCCATCAAGGACAAGGGCCTGTTCACCCTGGACGAGGTCAAGAAGCACACCAAGGCCAGCGCCAGCTGCGGCTCGTGCACCGGGCTGGTCGAGCAGATCCTGATGTTCACCGCCGGCGGCGACTACTCGGCCACGCCGAAGAAGAAGGCGGTGTGCGGCTGCACCGACGCGAACCACCAGGACGTGCGCGACGCCATCCGCCGGGAACACTACCTGACGCACGACGAGGTCTACCGCAACCTGGGCTGGCGCACGCCCAACGGCTGCGCCACCTGCCGCCCGGCCATCAACTACTACCTGATCAGCACCTGGCCCAAGGAGGCCAGGGACGATCCGCAGAGCCGCTTCATCAACGAGCGCAGCCACGCCAACATCCAGAAGGACGGCACCTATTCCGTCATTCCCCGGATGTGGGGCGGCCACACCACGCCCGACGAGCTGCGGCGCATCGCGGACGCGGCCGACAAGTACAAGATCCCGACCGTCAAGGTCACGGGCGGCCAGCGCATCGACCTCCTGGGGGTGAAGAAGGAGGACCTGGAGGGCGTGTGGAAGGACATCGGCATGCCCTCGGGCTTTGCCTATGCCAAGAGCCTGCGCACGGTGAAGACCTGCGTGGGCAGCGAGTGGTGCCGCTTCGGCACGCAGGACTCCACCCAGATGGGCAAGGACCTGGAGCGCGCGCTGTGGGCGATGTATTCGCCGCACAAGGTGAAGCTGGCGGTCTCGGGGTGCCCCCGCAACTGCGCCGAGGCCGGGATCAAGGACGTGGGGGTGATCGGGGTGGATTCGGGCTGGGAGCTGTACGTGGGCGGCAACGGCGGGATCAAGACCGAGGTGGCGCAGTTCCTGGTGAAGGTGAAGACGGCGGCCGAGGTGATGGAGTATTCGGGCGCCTTCCTGCAGCTGTACCGCGAGGAAGGCTGGTACCTGGAGCGCACGGTGCACTACATCGGGCGGGTGGGGCTGGACTATGTGAAGAAGAAGATCCTCGAAGACGAAGCTGGCCGCAAGGCGCTGTGGGAGCGGCTGCAGTTCGCGCTGGATGGGGAGCCCGATCCGTGGTTCGAATCGAGCCAGGCGCAGGTGGATGTGCGGCAGTTCACGCCGGTGGCGGTGGTGCACGAAGCAACGCAGGCGGCCTGA
- the nirD gene encoding nitrite reductase small subunit NirD, whose product MSNNSNSNEWQVICRVEDIPVLGARRVARPVGVDVAVFRNAEDQVFALLDRCPHKGGPLSQGIVFGTSVACPLHNWAIGLQDGCAQSPDEGCTPRFAVKVAEGVVHLDSKELATHAVELERPVAGPANRARLSEDTAA is encoded by the coding sequence ATGAGCAACAACAGCAACAGCAACGAATGGCAGGTGATCTGCCGCGTCGAGGACATCCCGGTGCTGGGCGCGCGCCGCGTGGCGCGGCCGGTGGGCGTGGATGTGGCGGTGTTCCGCAACGCCGAGGACCAGGTGTTCGCGCTGCTCGACCGCTGCCCGCACAAGGGCGGCCCCTTGAGCCAGGGCATCGTGTTCGGCACCAGCGTGGCCTGCCCGCTGCACAACTGGGCCATCGGGCTGCAGGACGGCTGCGCCCAATCGCCCGACGAAGGGTGCACGCCGCGGTTTGCGGTGAAGGTGGCCGAAGGCGTGGTGCATCTGGACTCGAAAGAACTCGCGACGCATGCCGTCGAACTGGAGCGCCCCGTTGCAGGGCCCGCGAACCGCGCCCGCCTGTCCGAAGACACGGCCGCCTGA
- the cobA gene encoding uroporphyrinogen-III C-methyltransferase — MALGRCTLVGAGPGDPELLTLKALRAIQSATVLLVDDLVSDDIVAMAAPGARVIQVGKRGGCKSTPQSFIERLMIMAVREGEQVVRLKGGDPFIFGRGGEEVEHLAQAGIHVEVVNGITAGLAGLTSLGVPLTHRAHAQGVVFITGHAKPGSPGPDWRTLAATAHSARLTLVIYMGVSSAGSIQDELLSGLPPATPIVVVQNASLPLQRHAVGTLATLQRTIADNGLGSPSIIVVGDVLQGLAAATRAAQPALEKAA; from the coding sequence ATGGCGCTCGGCCGCTGCACCCTCGTCGGTGCCGGCCCCGGCGATCCCGAACTGCTCACGCTGAAGGCGCTCAGGGCCATCCAGTCGGCCACCGTGCTGCTCGTCGACGACCTGGTCAGCGACGACATCGTCGCCATGGCGGCGCCCGGCGCGCGCGTGATCCAGGTCGGCAAGCGCGGCGGCTGCAAGAGCACGCCGCAAAGTTTCATCGAGCGGCTGATGATCATGGCGGTTCGCGAAGGCGAGCAGGTGGTCCGGCTCAAGGGCGGCGACCCTTTCATCTTCGGACGCGGCGGTGAAGAGGTCGAGCACCTCGCGCAGGCCGGCATCCATGTGGAAGTGGTGAACGGCATCACGGCCGGACTGGCCGGGCTCACTTCGCTCGGCGTGCCGCTCACGCACCGTGCGCATGCGCAGGGCGTGGTGTTCATCACCGGCCACGCCAAGCCCGGATCACCGGGGCCCGACTGGCGCACGCTGGCCGCCACGGCCCATTCGGCGCGCCTCACGCTGGTCATCTACATGGGCGTATCGAGCGCAGGCTCGATCCAGGACGAACTGCTGAGCGGACTGCCGCCGGCCACGCCGATCGTGGTGGTGCAGAACGCCAGCCTGCCTTTGCAGCGGCACGCCGTCGGCACGCTGGCGACGCTGCAGCGCACGATTGCCGACAACGGCCTTGGCAGCCCTTCGATCATCGTGGTCGGCGATGTGCTGCAAGGGCTCGCGGCCGCAACTCGCGCGGCGCAGCCCGCGCTGGAGAAGGCCGCCTGA
- a CDS encoding formate/nitrite transporter family protein, producing MAYLQPSEFVTKMVDAGESKIFMSTRDTLIRAFMAGAILALAAVFAVTINVQTGYSIIGAILFPVGFCILYLLGFDLLTGVFVLTPLALIDKRPGVTIGGVLRNWGLVFVGNFLGAFTVAVLMAIVFTFGFTSPPDKVGQVIATIGEARTLGYSAHGAAGMLTLFVRGMLCNWMVSTGVVGAMISTSVSGKVLAMWMPIMVFFFMVFEHSVVNMFLFPSALLMGGNFSIMDYIIWNEIPTVLGNLVGGLSFTGLTLYATHVRTAPKRVVR from the coding sequence ATGGCCTATCTGCAGCCTTCCGAATTCGTCACCAAGATGGTGGACGCTGGTGAATCCAAGATCTTCATGTCCACGCGCGACACGCTCATCCGCGCCTTCATGGCAGGCGCGATCCTCGCGCTGGCGGCGGTGTTTGCCGTCACCATCAACGTGCAGACCGGCTATTCGATCATCGGCGCGATCCTGTTTCCCGTCGGCTTCTGCATCCTCTACCTGCTCGGCTTCGACCTCCTGACCGGCGTGTTCGTGCTGACGCCGCTCGCGCTGATCGACAAGCGGCCGGGCGTGACCATCGGCGGCGTGCTGCGCAACTGGGGCCTGGTGTTCGTCGGCAATTTCCTCGGCGCCTTCACCGTGGCCGTGCTGATGGCCATCGTCTTCACCTTCGGCTTCACGAGCCCGCCCGACAAGGTCGGCCAGGTGATTGCCACGATCGGCGAGGCGCGCACGCTCGGCTACTCCGCCCATGGCGCTGCGGGCATGCTGACACTCTTCGTGCGCGGCATGCTGTGCAACTGGATGGTGTCCACCGGCGTGGTGGGTGCGATGATCTCCACTTCGGTGAGCGGCAAGGTGCTGGCCATGTGGATGCCGATCATGGTGTTCTTCTTCATGGTGTTCGAGCACTCGGTCGTCAACATGTTCCTCTTTCCGTCGGCGCTGCTCATGGGCGGCAATTTTTCGATCATGGACTACATCATCTGGAACGAGATCCCGACCGTGCTGGGCAACCTCGTCGGCGGCCTGTCGTTCACCGGCCTGACGCTGTACGCCACGCACGTGCGCACGGCGCCCAAGCGCGTCGTGCGCTGA
- a CDS encoding protein kinase produces the protein MRPGLAVSIGQHSDKGRKEANQDFHGAALPEAPGRSAKGVAVAIADGISSSDVSHVASESAVRSFLTDYYCTSDAWSVSRSAQRVLTAANAWLHAQTQNSSGRFDKDRGYVCTFSALVIKSTTAHVFHVGDTRVCRWHAEALEQLTEDHRVSVAGGHSYLSRALGVGPHVEIDYQALAIEKGDVFLLTSDGVHEHVDAAVIRAALEAHPGDLDAAARRIAEEAYRRGSPDNLTVQIVRVDALPDGDINELQAQRAALRLPPMLEARMQFDGYTIVRDLHRSSRSHIYLAVDDDTGRSVVLKTPSVDLQNDEAHLDRFLLEEWVARRIDSAHVLKPHVPERKRNYLYVAMEFVDGQTLAQWMIDNPRPSLESVRGIVEQLARGLQAFHRMEMLHQDLRPENIMIDRTGTVRIIDFGSAWVAGLGDSTLADPAQVLGTVQYTAPEYFVGDGGSPRSDLFSLAVIVYQMLTGRLPYGAQVARIRTRADQRNLQYRSALDAQRAIPAWIDEVLRKALHPNPLKRHEALSEFVEDLRQPPPDFLNRRGTPLLDKNPVVFWKCATLLLGMAVVVLLGVISLRS, from the coding sequence ATGCGCCCCGGCCTCGCAGTCTCCATCGGCCAGCACTCCGACAAGGGACGCAAGGAAGCCAACCAGGACTTCCACGGCGCCGCCCTGCCGGAGGCGCCGGGCCGCAGCGCCAAGGGTGTGGCCGTTGCGATTGCCGACGGCATCAGCAGCAGCGACGTGAGCCATGTGGCCAGCGAGTCGGCGGTCAGGAGCTTCCTGACGGATTACTACTGCACCTCCGATGCCTGGAGCGTGAGCCGCTCGGCGCAACGCGTACTCACGGCGGCCAACGCCTGGCTGCACGCGCAGACCCAGAACAGCAGCGGCCGCTTCGACAAGGACCGCGGCTACGTCTGCACCTTCAGCGCGCTGGTCATCAAGTCGACCACGGCGCACGTCTTCCACGTGGGCGACACGCGCGTCTGCCGCTGGCATGCGGAGGCGCTCGAGCAGCTGACCGAAGACCACCGCGTCTCGGTGGCCGGCGGGCACAGCTACCTGAGCCGGGCGCTGGGCGTGGGCCCGCATGTGGAGATCGACTACCAGGCGCTCGCCATCGAGAAAGGCGACGTCTTCCTGCTGACCTCCGACGGCGTCCATGAGCACGTGGATGCGGCGGTCATCAGGGCCGCGCTGGAGGCGCACCCCGGCGACCTGGACGCCGCGGCAAGACGCATCGCCGAGGAAGCGTACCGGCGCGGCAGCCCCGACAACCTGACGGTGCAGATCGTGCGCGTCGACGCCCTGCCCGACGGCGACATCAACGAACTGCAGGCGCAGCGCGCGGCACTGCGCCTGCCGCCGATGCTCGAAGCGCGCATGCAGTTCGACGGCTACACCATCGTGCGCGACCTGCACCGCAGCAGCCGCAGCCACATCTACCTGGCGGTGGATGACGACACGGGCCGCAGCGTCGTGCTCAAGACGCCATCGGTCGACCTGCAGAACGACGAGGCGCACCTCGACCGCTTCCTGCTCGAGGAATGGGTGGCCCGCCGCATCGACAGCGCGCACGTGCTCAAGCCGCATGTCCCCGAGCGCAAGCGCAACTACCTCTACGTGGCGATGGAGTTCGTCGACGGGCAGACACTCGCGCAATGGATGATCGACAACCCGCGGCCGAGCCTGGAGTCGGTGCGTGGCATCGTGGAGCAGCTGGCCCGGGGGCTGCAGGCCTTCCATCGCATGGAGATGCTGCACCAGGACCTGCGGCCCGAGAACATCATGATCGACCGCACGGGCACGGTGCGGATCATCGACTTCGGCTCGGCCTGGGTGGCGGGCCTGGGCGACAGCACGCTGGCCGATCCGGCCCAGGTGCTGGGCACGGTGCAGTACACGGCGCCCGAATACTTCGTCGGCGATGGCGGCTCGCCTCGGTCCGACCTGTTCTCGCTGGCCGTGATCGTCTACCAGATGCTGACCGGCCGCTTGCCCTACGGCGCGCAGGTGGCGCGCATCCGCACGCGCGCGGACCAGCGCAACCTGCAATACCGCTCGGCGCTCGATGCGCAGCGAGCCATCCCGGCATGGATCGACGAAGTGCTGCGAAAGGCCCTGCACCCCAATCCGCTCAAGCGCCATGAAGCGCTGTCGGAATTCGTCGAGGACCTGCGCCAGCCGCCCCCCGATTTCCTGAACCGGCGCGGCACGCCGCTGCTCGACAAGAACCCGGTGGTCTTCTGGAAATGCGCCACCCTGCTGCTGGGCATGGCGGTGGTGGTGCTGCTCGGCGTGATCAGCCTGCGCAGCTGA
- a CDS encoding autotransporter outer membrane beta-barrel domain-containing protein — protein sequence MNKIHCSVWNAALGTWVAVSELSRRHGRSASSTVAAATCLLALANLPGSAWAQAAGGGAAMVGGGTGGRGGVGNGGGAGGGNIGMYPTSNGQAPTAGTGGAGGNGAAGAGGTGGAVGATSVTGSVSGASGTDGVADPDPVYGAGGGGGGGAAVYTSDTAITATSGTILLGGNGGNGGAGRLSGGGGGGGAGLQSVAANATVSNAGQMTGGQGGAGSPGQWAGGGGGGGDGMVLQSGGATVTNSGTATGGRGGDGGTSFAGLHGGGGEGGAGLALESSGNSVLNTGALVGGAGGAGGSSAVNGVGGAGLRIRGNANTIVNTGALIGGSGGDGSTPGDAVRITGNDNSIELQSGSVVSGTLVANGIGNLLRLSGALGGATTSLAAATYRGFDRYEKTGTSTWTLTGTTTELTPWNVLGGTLAIADDGALGNSAGTLTLDGGTLRATGTTTGTRNVTLGSGGAAFEVVSAQALTLNGVLSGSGSLQKTGAGTLVLGGVNNYSGGTLVSAGLLQAATTGALGSGAVTVNAALEFLDGVDAQALAITNQNGFTTFRGASTAGQSLITNNNASGTDFYGTSSGGTSTIINNQSGFTYFRETTSSADAHIVNNGGGAATFFIQNGSAGNAVIDNNGGQARFYDSSTAGSATITNRSGGVTYFIGSSSADSATLVNDGNGRVDASYHTGALSIGALSGQGRLLLGANAVSLGAGGRDSQFAGTVEDGGENGGTGGSLVKVGTGTLTLSGANTYTGGTALKQGRLDLGHSQALGTGTLAMDDGTTLGFSADGLTIANAIELTGSNDPVIDTGAFSETLSGAITGGGFITKQGSGTLTLTGANTYTGATNVAQGTLRAGAANTFSASSAHSVAAGATLDLAGFSQTVASLANSGTVSLIGTTPGTTLTVNGPYAGNNGVLRLGTALGADGSASDRLVLDGSTAIASGSTTVQIVNLSGLGALTSGNGIEVISARNGATTTAQTTKSAFSLAGSHVDAGAYEYRLHAADANGAGENWYLRSTTNVVPPVDPVTPVTPVTPVTPPATPPVVVPTYRAEASLYAALPSQLRQGSLAMLGDLRKRVGDDDVKGTAAMPAGGSGRRAWARVLSTDIDIQQGGTVSPTSKGRLTGVQAGTDLLATPNWRAGLYVGQLDGDAKVSGFASGLQNLRVGRNDLRSQYMGIYGTYSGDSGFYADAVVQSGRHRYTVQPNLGGGVEGKGHSLLGSVEVGQAFALGASGWSVEPQLQLIHQHLDLNNSAIVGAVVQPEADSGWIARAGLRVKGEFGTGLGTLQPYGRFNVYRSSSGADVARFVNGATRTDIVASTGGTSTELAGGFTLALGSTTSLYGEVGKLWSSGGDAKVKSSVNASLGVRMKW from the coding sequence ATGAACAAAATTCATTGCAGCGTCTGGAACGCTGCGCTGGGTACCTGGGTGGCCGTTTCGGAGCTTTCACGCCGGCACGGGCGGAGTGCTTCTTCGACGGTCGCGGCGGCGACCTGCCTGCTGGCGCTGGCCAACCTTCCGGGAAGCGCCTGGGCGCAGGCCGCCGGCGGCGGCGCGGCCATGGTGGGAGGAGGCACCGGCGGCCGCGGCGGCGTGGGGAATGGCGGCGGGGCGGGGGGCGGCAATATCGGCATGTACCCCACCAGCAATGGACAGGCCCCGACGGCAGGAACCGGCGGTGCCGGCGGCAACGGAGCGGCCGGGGCTGGCGGTACGGGGGGCGCGGTGGGCGCGACCAGCGTCACCGGCTCGGTCAGCGGAGCGTCGGGAACCGACGGCGTGGCCGACCCCGATCCGGTCTACGGGGCCGGTGGCGGCGGAGGAGGTGGGGCCGCGGTGTACACCAGCGACACCGCGATCACGGCAACGTCCGGCACCATTCTCCTGGGTGGCAATGGCGGCAACGGGGGCGCCGGGCGCCTGTCGGGCGGCGGTGGCGGCGGCGGCGCGGGCCTGCAGTCGGTGGCGGCCAATGCCACGGTCAGCAACGCGGGACAGATGACGGGCGGCCAAGGAGGGGCGGGGAGCCCGGGCCAATGGGCTGGCGGCGGCGGCGGTGGCGGCGATGGCATGGTGCTGCAGAGCGGGGGCGCCACGGTCACGAACAGCGGCACCGCTACCGGCGGGCGGGGCGGCGATGGCGGCACCTCCTTTGCCGGCTTACACGGGGGTGGCGGCGAAGGCGGTGCCGGCCTGGCGCTGGAGTCCAGCGGCAACTCGGTGCTCAATACCGGCGCGTTGGTGGGAGGTGCGGGCGGTGCCGGCGGAAGCAGCGCGGTCAACGGTGTGGGAGGCGCAGGCCTGCGCATCCGCGGCAACGCGAACACCATCGTCAACACCGGCGCCCTGATCGGCGGCTCCGGCGGCGACGGCAGCACGCCCGGCGATGCGGTGCGCATCACCGGCAACGACAACTCGATCGAACTGCAGAGCGGCTCGGTGGTCAGCGGGACGCTGGTGGCGAACGGCATTGGCAATCTGCTGCGCCTGTCCGGTGCACTGGGCGGCGCCACCACGTCGCTCGCCGCTGCCACCTACCGCGGCTTCGACCGCTACGAGAAGACAGGCACCAGCACCTGGACATTGACCGGCACCACCACCGAGCTGACGCCCTGGAACGTGCTCGGCGGCACGCTCGCGATTGCCGACGACGGCGCCCTCGGCAACTCGGCCGGCACGCTCACGCTGGACGGCGGCACCTTGCGCGCCACCGGAACGACCACCGGTACGCGCAATGTCACGCTGGGATCGGGCGGTGCGGCTTTCGAGGTGGTTTCTGCGCAGGCGCTGACGCTCAACGGCGTGCTTTCCGGCAGCGGCAGCCTGCAAAAGACCGGGGCCGGCACGCTGGTGCTCGGCGGCGTCAACAACTACAGCGGCGGCACGCTGGTGAGCGCGGGACTCCTGCAGGCGGCGACAACCGGCGCGCTCGGCAGCGGCGCGGTCACGGTCAATGCCGCGCTGGAGTTCCTGGACGGGGTCGATGCGCAGGCACTGGCCATCACGAACCAGAATGGCTTCACGACCTTCCGAGGCGCGAGCACGGCGGGGCAATCGCTCATTACCAACAACAATGCCAGCGGCACGGATTTCTACGGCACGAGCAGCGGCGGCACATCCACAATCATCAACAACCAGAGCGGGTTCACGTACTTTCGCGAAACGACCAGCTCGGCCGACGCACACATCGTGAACAACGGCGGCGGCGCGGCCACCTTCTTCATCCAGAACGGCTCGGCGGGCAACGCCGTCATCGACAACAACGGCGGGCAGGCACGCTTCTACGACAGCAGCACGGCCGGATCCGCCACCATCACGAACCGCTCCGGCGGCGTCACCTATTTCATCGGCAGCAGCAGCGCAGACAGCGCCACCCTGGTGAACGACGGCAATGGCCGCGTCGATGCGTCCTACCACACGGGTGCGCTGAGCATCGGGGCGTTGTCGGGCCAGGGACGGCTGCTGCTGGGCGCGAATGCAGTCTCGCTCGGTGCAGGCGGACGCGATTCGCAGTTTGCCGGTACGGTCGAGGACGGCGGCGAGAACGGCGGCACCGGCGGCTCGCTGGTGAAGGTCGGCACCGGCACGCTGACGCTGTCCGGCGCCAACACTTACACCGGCGGCACCGCGCTGAAGCAGGGCCGCCTCGACCTGGGCCACAGCCAGGCGCTGGGCACCGGCACGCTGGCGATGGACGACGGCACCACGCTCGGCTTCAGCGCCGACGGACTGACCATCGCCAACGCCATCGAGCTGACCGGGAGCAACGACCCCGTCATCGACACCGGCGCGTTCAGCGAAACGCTCAGCGGCGCCATCACGGGCGGCGGCTTCATCACCAAGCAGGGCAGCGGCACGCTCACGCTGACCGGCGCCAACACCTACACCGGCGCCACCAACGTGGCCCAGGGCACCTTGCGCGCCGGTGCGGCCAACACCTTCAGCGCGAGTTCCGCGCACAGCGTGGCGGCCGGCGCCACGCTGGACCTCGCGGGCTTCAGCCAGACCGTGGCCTCGCTCGCCAACAGCGGCACTGTCTCGCTCATCGGCACCACGCCGGGCACCACCTTGACCGTCAACGGACCTTACGCCGGCAACAACGGCGTGCTGCGCCTGGGCACCGCGCTGGGCGCCGATGGCAGCGCGAGCGACCGGCTGGTACTCGATGGGTCCACCGCCATCGCCAGCGGCAGCACCACGGTGCAGATCGTCAACTTGAGCGGACTGGGGGCGCTCACCAGCGGCAACGGCATCGAGGTGATCAGCGCACGCAACGGCGCCACCACCACCGCACAGACCACGAAGAGCGCCTTCTCGCTCGCGGGCAGCCATGTGGATGCGGGCGCCTACGAGTACCGCCTGCATGCCGCCGACGCGAACGGGGCAGGGGAGAACTGGTACCTGCGCTCGACCACGAACGTGGTCCCGCCAGTCGATCCCGTGACTCCCGTGACTCCCGTGACTCCCGTGACGCCTCCGGCCACGCCACCCGTGGTCGTTCCCACCTACCGCGCCGAGGCCTCGCTCTATGCCGCGCTGCCGAGCCAGCTGCGCCAGGGCAGCCTCGCGATGCTGGGCGACCTGCGCAAGCGCGTGGGCGACGACGACGTGAAAGGCACGGCCGCCATGCCGGCCGGCGGATCCGGCCGCCGCGCCTGGGCCCGCGTGCTCTCCACCGACATCGACATCCAGCAGGGCGGCACCGTCTCGCCCACCAGCAAGGGACGCCTGACCGGCGTGCAGGCCGGCACCGACCTGCTGGCCACGCCCAACTGGCGCGCCGGCCTCTACGTGGGCCAGCTCGACGGCGATGCCAAGGTGAGCGGCTTTGCCAGCGGCCTGCAGAACCTGCGCGTGGGCCGCAACGACCTGCGCAGCCAGTACATGGGCATCTATGGCACCTACAGCGGCGACAGCGGCTTCTATGCCGATGCCGTGGTGCAGTCGGGGCGCCACCGCTACACGGTGCAGCCGAACCTCGGCGGCGGCGTCGAGGGCAAGGGCCACAGCCTGCTGGGGTCCGTCGAAGTGGGCCAGGCCTTCGCGCTCGGGGCGAGCGGCTGGAGCGTGGAGCCGCAGCTGCAATTGATCCACCAGCACCTGGACCTGAACAACTCGGCGATCGTCGGCGCGGTGGTCCAGCCCGAGGCGGACAGCGGCTGGATCGCGCGCGCGGGCCTGCGCGTGAAGGGCGAGTTCGGCACCGGCCTGGGCACGCTGCAGCCGTACGGCCGCTTCAACGTCTACAGGAGCTCGAGCGGTGCAGACGTGGCGCGCTTCGTGAACGGCGCCACGCGCACCGACATCGTGGCGTCCACGGGCGGCACCAGCACCGAGCTGGCCGGCGGCTTCACGCTGGCGCTGGGCAGCACCACCAGCCTGTACGGCGAAGTGGGCAAGCTGTGGTCCTCGGGCGGCGATGCGAAGGTGAAGAGCTCGGTCAACGCGTCGCTGGGCGTGCGGATGAAGTGGTGA